In Candidatus Kryptonium sp., the genomic window AACGCAATTCTTGCGACTGCGTTAACTCCTCATCTTGGTTATGATAAGGCAGCTCAAATTGTTAAAAAAGCAATGGCTGAAAATAAGACGATTCGTGAAGTCGTCCTTGAACTCGGATGGATGAAAGAAGATGAACTTGACAAAATTCTTGATATAAGAAAAATGACGGAAGGTGGATTTGTCGCTGGTGTATCAGCTGGTGGTTAATTCAAAGCTGAGAATTTGAAACTTATAAAGATGTATTAAACCATCCTCCTCCTTGCTTTTTTGTAATAACAGGGCAAGTTGAGAGGATGGATAATGGTTGGTCTATTTTTAGTGGGATTTTATTTTTAAAACAAAAACTTGGGATGAGAGATGAAAATAGAAAAAATACAAAAAACTCTTTCAGAACTCGGGCTTGATGGATGGCTTTTTTATGATTTTCATAACAGGGATAAAATTGGGATGAAAATTTTAGGCTTTCCATCTCAAGGGCTTGCGACAAGAAGATGGTTTTATCTTGTCCCGAAAGAAGGCAATCCGATAAAACTTGTTCATAGAGTTGAACCAGATAAACTTGATTTTCTTCCCGGAGAAAAACACTATTACTCTGGTTGGCGCGAGTTATATGAAAAATTGAAGCAAATACTTGGTGCTCCAAAGAAGATCGCAATGCAATATTCACCTTTGAATTCTATCCCGTATATTTCAATTGTTGATGCTGGGACTATTGAACTTATCAGAAGCTTTGGGCATGAGGTTGTTTCTTCTGCAGATCTCGTTCAGATCTTTGAAGCATTGATTGATGAAGAAACTATCAAAACTCATTTTGAAGCAGGGAAGCTCATTGATGAAACGCTTGATGAAGCATTTGAAGAAATAAGAAAGGCAGTTAGAAGTGGAAGATATAAAACGGAATACGAGATTCAGCAATTTATATTGAAAAGGTTTCACGATAAAGGTCTAACTTCAAACGAGGATGCGCCGATCGTTGGAGTGAATGATCATCCCGCTAATCCACATTTTTGCCCAACTCCTGAAAACGCAAGGGAGATAAAACCAGGCGATAAACTTTTAATTGATTTATGGGCGAAGAAAAATCAACCTGGTTCTATTTTTTATGATATCACATGGTGTGCGTTTATAGGTGATAATCCCCCCGAAGATTATGTTGAGGCATTCCATATAGTTAGAGATGCAAGAAGAGAAGCCTTGAAGTTCTTACAAGATCGCTTGAGCAGGAATCAGGAAGTCGCTGGTTGGGAAGTTGATGATGTCGCAAGAAGATATATTCAAGAAAAAGGTTATGGTGAGTTCTTTACACATCGCACGGGACATTCAATTGGTGAAAATGTCCATGGAAATGGAGCTAACATTGACAATTTTGAAACTCAAGATTTGAGAAAACTTGTCCCCGGTTGTCTTTTCTCGCTTGAACCAGGAATCTACATTCCTGGAAAGATGGGAGTTAGATCCGAGGTAAATGTCTACATTAACTCAAAAAAAGAGGCATTTATAACAGGGAGGGAACAACAAGAACTTGTTTTAATCTATTGAAAACCAAAGTTGGAGCGCGAAATGTTTTTAACAGCGATTATTATTTATCTGTTGATTTTGCTTATTGTTGGTATTACAAAAACGAGATCTGTCAAAACTCAAGAAGATTTCATGGTTGCTGGAAGGAAAACACCTGTCTATAAGCTTGTTGGAACTTTGCTTGCGACATGGATCGGATCTGGAAGCATAATTGCGGGCGCAGGACTGGCTTACAGAGTTGGGTTTTCAGAATTGTGGCTTTCTGCTGGTGCTTGGGTTGCTATTGTGATAGTTTATTTCCTTGCTGGTAGAGTTAGGAAAATTGCTCAATATACCATGCCTGATATACTTGAGCAAAGATATAATAAGTGGGCAAGAATTTTAGGAACTATAACGATTGTAATTGCATATGTGACGATCGCAAGTTATCAATTCAAAGGTGGAGCTTTCGTTTTAAATTTAGTTACTGGACTGCCAGTTGAACAGGGAATTATAATTACTGCTATTTTTGTAATTATATTTACAGCTCTTGCTGGACTTATCTCAGTTGTCACAATGGATGTGATAAATGGAACTTTAATGTTGCTTGGCATTGGTCTTGCGGTGCCGATAGTTTTGTACAACATCGGAGGTTGGACAGCTGTAACAGAAACACTGCCTCCAGATAGGTTTGCAATTTTCGGGCAAAAGGATTTCATCTGGGCTATGGGTGTATTCTTTCCGACATTTTTCCTTCTTTTAGGTGAATCAAGTATGTATCAGAAATTTTTCAGCGCAAAGGATGCTAAATCCGCAAGACAAGCGGTTATTTTTTGGGTTATCGGTACAATTATAATTGAAACTTCAATCACAGCTCTTGCCGTCTTCGCAAGTGTTAAGTTCAAATTGCAAGAGTCAGAAAAAGTTATATTACATCTTGCAACTCATGGAAATGAAATTGGGCTTCCAACTATCGTTGGGATAATGTTGATAGTTGCAGCGATGGCAATTATAATTTCAACGGCAAATAGTTTCCTTTTAACGCCGAGCACAAATCTTGTGAGGGACATATATCAGAGATTTATAAATCCAAATGCTTCGCATAAACAAATAATCACTTTACAGAGAATTTTGATAGTGGTTCTTGGATTTCTTGGTTATCTTCTCCTCACTCGGTTTCAAACGGTTTTGCAAATGGCTTTAACTGCATACACGATGATTGGTGCGGGATTAACACCTGCGCTTCTTGCGGCATTTCTTTGGAGAAGAGTTACAACTGCAGGAGGGGTTGCAAGTATCGCCACGGGAATGGGGATAACTTTGATCATAACACTTATAAATATGTTCAGGAAGAAACCATTGCTTGAAGCAGATTACATCGTTTTGCCAGCAGCTGCAGGATCAATTCTTGTTTTGATAGTTGTAAGTTTGTTAACACCTCCAGATCCACCAGAAAAATGGAAGCCATTCATTGAAAATAAAAGTTAATTTTACGAATCGTGAGAAAGATTTTAATTTTGATGCTTTTAATTCATTCTTTTGCCTTAGCACAGCCAGAAAATCTTGAGGTACTGCATAGGAAAACATTTGAAAAGATAAAATTTATATCTGATACATCAAACGGTGTGGTTGGCGTTGCGGTGAAAAATCTCGTCACGGGCGAGACATTTTTTATAAATGAAAACCTGATCTTTCCGCAAGGAAGCGCCATAAAGATACCGATTTTGATTGAAGTTTTGAAACAAGCAAACGAAGGTAAATTTAAATTGACTGACAAAATTAAAATAGAAAAGAAACATCAAACTGGTGGAAGCGGTGTGCTTAAGGAATTCGGAGATGGGCTTTCGGAGTTGAGCATCTATGATCTTGCTGTTTTGATGATCACTGTAAGTGATAATACTGCAACGAATATACTTATTGATCTCGTCGGGATGGAAAATGTTAATAAGACGCTTGTTAATCTTGGATTAAAGTACACGAAACTACAGCGCAAAATGATTCGTCCTGACGCATCTGCGAGAGGTGAGGAAAATCTATCAACCCCCGCTGAAGCAATGAAGCTAATGGAAATGCTTTATAAAGGGGAA contains:
- a CDS encoding M24 family metallopeptidase: MKIEKIQKTLSELGLDGWLFYDFHNRDKIGMKILGFPSQGLATRRWFYLVPKEGNPIKLVHRVEPDKLDFLPGEKHYYSGWRELYEKLKQILGAPKKIAMQYSPLNSIPYISIVDAGTIELIRSFGHEVVSSADLVQIFEALIDEETIKTHFEAGKLIDETLDEAFEEIRKAVRSGRYKTEYEIQQFILKRFHDKGLTSNEDAPIVGVNDHPANPHFCPTPENAREIKPGDKLLIDLWAKKNQPGSIFYDITWCAFIGDNPPEDYVEAFHIVRDARREALKFLQDRLSRNQEVAGWEVDDVARRYIQEKGYGEFFTHRTGHSIGENVHGNGANIDNFETQDLRKLVPGCLFSLEPGIYIPGKMGVRSEVNVYINSKKEAFITGREQQELVLIY
- a CDS encoding sodium:solute symporter family protein, giving the protein MFLTAIIIYLLILLIVGITKTRSVKTQEDFMVAGRKTPVYKLVGTLLATWIGSGSIIAGAGLAYRVGFSELWLSAGAWVAIVIVYFLAGRVRKIAQYTMPDILEQRYNKWARILGTITIVIAYVTIASYQFKGGAFVLNLVTGLPVEQGIIITAIFVIIFTALAGLISVVTMDVINGTLMLLGIGLAVPIVLYNIGGWTAVTETLPPDRFAIFGQKDFIWAMGVFFPTFFLLLGESSMYQKFFSAKDAKSARQAVIFWVIGTIIIETSITALAVFASVKFKLQESEKVILHLATHGNEIGLPTIVGIMLIVAAMAIIISTANSFLLTPSTNLVRDIYQRFINPNASHKQIITLQRILIVVLGFLGYLLLTRFQTVLQMALTAYTMIGAGLTPALLAAFLWRRVTTAGGVASIATGMGITLIITLINMFRKKPLLEADYIVLPAAAGSILVLIVVSLLTPPDPPEKWKPFIENKS
- a CDS encoding class A beta-lactamase-related serine hydrolase, which produces MRKILILMLLIHSFALAQPENLEVLHRKTFEKIKFISDTSNGVVGVAVKNLVTGETFFINENLIFPQGSAIKIPILIEVLKQANEGKFKLTDKIKIEKKHQTGGSGVLKEFGDGLSELSIYDLAVLMITVSDNTATNILIDLVGMENVNKTLVNLGLKYTKLQRKMIRPDASARGEENLSTPAEAMKLMEMLYKGEVINREISSQVLEVLKKEKETNLGKYLPPEVKVASKPGGIEGVTCEWGLIYLPRHPYVIVVMSNYNLKPSGEVIAQISKIIYEHFWRISLSTKYGTRVPLELLK